From one Dermacentor andersoni chromosome 1, qqDerAnde1_hic_scaffold, whole genome shotgun sequence genomic stretch:
- the LOC140218497 gene encoding piggyBac transposable element-derived protein 3-like isoform X2 has protein sequence MDASTFYGASSIQTHARTRRKTPNSSVDQLFDAIMNGDVSDADLSDDEVADVQAAQAVTASNEEHDPKMHPADDEGDLSDSDEMPAKKVKHVKWLSKPFDPVDTRCTYHPLGGSTPEEPLKYFMKYFTDEVFEDFTKYTNIYALQNTGNELSCSVQEMKVFFGILIYMGVLKFPRVRMYWQSGTRISAIADAMAVNRFFKLRSALHITDQNEPRDASSVDKFWKVRPLLDVIRSRCLQLEELEHNCIDEQMVAFTGRVPAKQVVKSKPNPVGVKIFVRCSTDGLAHDFELYQGKGTGVDREFSYLGLGGCVVMRLVESFPQHRNLKLFFDNYFTSVLLLRELKGIGILATGTIRCNRLLGCKLKGEKEMRKEERGSTDVKVTEEGDVALVRWKDNNLVTVASTQVSTGEARAVSRWSSSKKERIEVECPQAILEYNRHMGGVDKLDFIMSLYHIRAKTKKWPVRVISHLTSFALANSWLQYLRDASAEGLVRKNTMDMLQFQTDTAMSLLVSEKPLEKKRGRPSAESLQRVSKAPHNSGPLLTNTVRLDGKAHWPQHVDARFPQRCRKPGCNSKSRVRCRKCEVFLCLSATNDCFYEYHTK, from the exons atgGACGCCTCGACGTTCTACGGCGCGTCAA gCATCCAGACTCATGCGAGAACAAGACGCAAGACTCCGAACTCGTCAGtagaccagctttttgacgcCATCATGAATGGAGATGTGTCAGACGCCGATCTTTCTGACgatgaagtcgccgatgtacaGGCAGCTCAAGCG GTAACTGCATCGAATGAGGAGCATGACCCTAAAATGCATCCTGCAGACGACGAGGGTGATCTCAGTGACAGTGATGAGATGCCTGCGAAAAAAGTGAAGCATGTCAAGTGGCTCTCCAAACCTTTCGATCCAGTGGACACGCGCTGCACCTACCACCCGCTTGGCGGATCAACGCCAGAAGAACCGCTAAAGTATTTCATGAAGTATTTCACCGATGAAGTGTTCGAGGACTTCACGAAGTACACAAATATTTATGCCTTGCAGAACACAGGAAACGAACTTTCGTGCTCCGTGCAAGAGATGAAAGTGTTTTTTGGAATTCTCATTTACATGGGTGTCCTGAAATTCCCACGTGTCCGCATGTATTGGCAAAGCGGTACCCGAATTTCTGCAATTGCAGATGCAATGGCGGTAAACAGATTTTTTAAATTGCGAAGCGCATTGCACATAACTGACCAGAATGAGCCAAGGGATGCATCCAGTGTGGACAAGTTCTGGAAGGTGAGGCCGCTCCTCGATGTCATTAGGTCCCGGTGCCTTCAGCTTGAAGAGCTTGAACATAACTGCATTGATGAGCAGATGGTGGCATTTACAGGAAGGGTCCCAGCAAAACAGGTGGTGAAAAGTAAGCCAAACCCTGTTGGTGTGAAGATCTTTGTGCGATGCAGCACCGATGGTCTGGCGCATGATTTTGAACTCTATCAGGGCAAAGGCACAGGAGTAGACCGGGAGTTCTCCTACCTTGGTCTAGGGGGCTGTGTGGTAATGAGACTTGTGGAGTCATTCCCACAGCACCGCAACCTGAAATTGTTCTTTGACAATTACTTCACGTCCGTGCTGCTTCTGAGGGAGCTAAAAGGTATTGGAATCCTTGCCACGGGTACGATCAGGTGCAACAGGCTGCTGGGTTGTAAGCTGAAGGGCGAAAAAGAAATGCGAAAGGAGGAGCGTGGGAGCACCGATGTCAAGGTGACAGAGGAAGGAGACGTTGCCCTTGTGCGATGGAAGGACAACAATCTGGTCACGGTGGCCTCAACACAGGTTTCCACTGGTGAAGCTAGGGCTGTGAGCAGGTGGAGCTCCTCGAAAAAGGAGCGCATCGAGGTAGAATGCCCACAGGCTATACTAGAGTATAATCGCCACATGGGTGGGGTTGATAAGTTGGATTTTATCATGTCGCTCTATCACATCAGagcaaagacaaaaaaatggcCTGTAAGGGTAATTTCACACCTCACCTCATTTGCGCTTGCAAACTCATGGTTGCAGTATTTAAGAGATGCTTCTGCTGAAGGCCTTGTCCGAAAGAACACGATGGACATGCTACAGTTTCAAACCGATACTGCCATGAGCCTGCTTGTTTCCGAGAAACCTTTGGAGAAGAAGCGAGGGCGACCAAGTGCGGAAAGCTTACAGAGGGTATCAAAAGCACCTCATAATAGTGGACCCCTCCTTACAAACACTGTTCGTTTGGATGGTAAAGCGCACTGGCCTCAGCACGTGGATGCACGATTCCCACAGCGTTGCCGGAAGCCTGGATGCAATTCCAAATCACGAGTTCGGTGCAGGAAGTGCGAAGTGTTCTTGTGCCTGTCCGCCACTAATGACTGTTTTTATGAATATCACACCAAGTAA
- the LOC140218497 gene encoding piggyBac transposable element-derived protein 3-like isoform X1, translated as MSLFCFTEPFFPFIGIQTHARTRRKTPNSSVDQLFDAIMNGDVSDADLSDDEVADVQAAQAVTASNEEHDPKMHPADDEGDLSDSDEMPAKKVKHVKWLSKPFDPVDTRCTYHPLGGSTPEEPLKYFMKYFTDEVFEDFTKYTNIYALQNTGNELSCSVQEMKVFFGILIYMGVLKFPRVRMYWQSGTRISAIADAMAVNRFFKLRSALHITDQNEPRDASSVDKFWKVRPLLDVIRSRCLQLEELEHNCIDEQMVAFTGRVPAKQVVKSKPNPVGVKIFVRCSTDGLAHDFELYQGKGTGVDREFSYLGLGGCVVMRLVESFPQHRNLKLFFDNYFTSVLLLRELKGIGILATGTIRCNRLLGCKLKGEKEMRKEERGSTDVKVTEEGDVALVRWKDNNLVTVASTQVSTGEARAVSRWSSSKKERIEVECPQAILEYNRHMGGVDKLDFIMSLYHIRAKTKKWPVRVISHLTSFALANSWLQYLRDASAEGLVRKNTMDMLQFQTDTAMSLLVSEKPLEKKRGRPSAESLQRVSKAPHNSGPLLTNTVRLDGKAHWPQHVDARFPQRCRKPGCNSKSRVRCRKCEVFLCLSATNDCFYEYHTK; from the exons ATGTCGCTTTTCTGCTTTACTgagcctttttttccttttataggCATCCAGACTCATGCGAGAACAAGACGCAAGACTCCGAACTCGTCAGtagaccagctttttgacgcCATCATGAATGGAGATGTGTCAGACGCCGATCTTTCTGACgatgaagtcgccgatgtacaGGCAGCTCAAGCG GTAACTGCATCGAATGAGGAGCATGACCCTAAAATGCATCCTGCAGACGACGAGGGTGATCTCAGTGACAGTGATGAGATGCCTGCGAAAAAAGTGAAGCATGTCAAGTGGCTCTCCAAACCTTTCGATCCAGTGGACACGCGCTGCACCTACCACCCGCTTGGCGGATCAACGCCAGAAGAACCGCTAAAGTATTTCATGAAGTATTTCACCGATGAAGTGTTCGAGGACTTCACGAAGTACACAAATATTTATGCCTTGCAGAACACAGGAAACGAACTTTCGTGCTCCGTGCAAGAGATGAAAGTGTTTTTTGGAATTCTCATTTACATGGGTGTCCTGAAATTCCCACGTGTCCGCATGTATTGGCAAAGCGGTACCCGAATTTCTGCAATTGCAGATGCAATGGCGGTAAACAGATTTTTTAAATTGCGAAGCGCATTGCACATAACTGACCAGAATGAGCCAAGGGATGCATCCAGTGTGGACAAGTTCTGGAAGGTGAGGCCGCTCCTCGATGTCATTAGGTCCCGGTGCCTTCAGCTTGAAGAGCTTGAACATAACTGCATTGATGAGCAGATGGTGGCATTTACAGGAAGGGTCCCAGCAAAACAGGTGGTGAAAAGTAAGCCAAACCCTGTTGGTGTGAAGATCTTTGTGCGATGCAGCACCGATGGTCTGGCGCATGATTTTGAACTCTATCAGGGCAAAGGCACAGGAGTAGACCGGGAGTTCTCCTACCTTGGTCTAGGGGGCTGTGTGGTAATGAGACTTGTGGAGTCATTCCCACAGCACCGCAACCTGAAATTGTTCTTTGACAATTACTTCACGTCCGTGCTGCTTCTGAGGGAGCTAAAAGGTATTGGAATCCTTGCCACGGGTACGATCAGGTGCAACAGGCTGCTGGGTTGTAAGCTGAAGGGCGAAAAAGAAATGCGAAAGGAGGAGCGTGGGAGCACCGATGTCAAGGTGACAGAGGAAGGAGACGTTGCCCTTGTGCGATGGAAGGACAACAATCTGGTCACGGTGGCCTCAACACAGGTTTCCACTGGTGAAGCTAGGGCTGTGAGCAGGTGGAGCTCCTCGAAAAAGGAGCGCATCGAGGTAGAATGCCCACAGGCTATACTAGAGTATAATCGCCACATGGGTGGGGTTGATAAGTTGGATTTTATCATGTCGCTCTATCACATCAGagcaaagacaaaaaaatggcCTGTAAGGGTAATTTCACACCTCACCTCATTTGCGCTTGCAAACTCATGGTTGCAGTATTTAAGAGATGCTTCTGCTGAAGGCCTTGTCCGAAAGAACACGATGGACATGCTACAGTTTCAAACCGATACTGCCATGAGCCTGCTTGTTTCCGAGAAACCTTTGGAGAAGAAGCGAGGGCGACCAAGTGCGGAAAGCTTACAGAGGGTATCAAAAGCACCTCATAATAGTGGACCCCTCCTTACAAACACTGTTCGTTTGGATGGTAAAGCGCACTGGCCTCAGCACGTGGATGCACGATTCCCACAGCGTTGCCGGAAGCCTGGATGCAATTCCAAATCACGAGTTCGGTGCAGGAAGTGCGAAGTGTTCTTGTGCCTGTCCGCCACTAATGACTGTTTTTATGAATATCACACCAAGTAA